One segment of Primulina tabacum isolate GXHZ01 chromosome 14, ASM2559414v2, whole genome shotgun sequence DNA contains the following:
- the LOC142525075 gene encoding protein NRT1/ PTR FAMILY 4.6-like, whose product MEVENYQLAETWDGYVDWRGKPAVRSKHGGMVAASFVLVVEVLENLAYLANASNLVLYLSEYMHYSPSGSANAVTNFMGTAFLLALLGGFLSDAFFTTYHIYLLSALVEFLGLVILTIQAKVGSLKPPKCDPSNTNNIPCEQVHGAKAAMLFLGLYLVALGVGGIKGSLPSHGAEQFDGEIPRGRKQRSTFFNYFVFSLSCGALFAVTLVVWIEDNLGWQWGFGISTLAILLSIPIFLTGSRYYRNKIPLGSPLTGIGKVLLAALFNTGTPTSSSNAIANVATSPSPALASGEGGDVENKKLEKTLDSPSESLKFLNRAAVNVPACNVLKCSVQQVEEVKIVVKVLPIFACTIMLNCCLAQLSTFSVQQAATMNTKLGTLKIPPASLPIFPVVFIMILAPLYDHVIIPFARKMTKSEMGITHLQRIGVGLVLSIIAMAVAALVEIRRKSVATDLGLLDSAKPLPITFLWIAFQYLFLGSADLFTLAGLLEFFFTEAAFSMRSLATALSWVSLATGYYLSTVIVSIVNSLTRDTPWLSGKNLNHYQLEKFYWLMCALSGLNFMHYLFWATKYKYRSTGIKR is encoded by the exons ATG GAAGTGGAGAATTACCAGTTGGCAGAGACATGGGATGGATATGTCGATTGGAGGGGGAAACCAGCTGTGAGAAGCAAACATGGCGGCATGGTGGCTGCTTCCTTTGTTTTGG TTGTGGAGGTACTGGAGAATTTGGCATATTTGGCAAATGCAAGCAACTTGGTGTTGTACCTGTCGGAATACATGCATTATTCGCCGTCGGGTTCCGCCAACGCTGTCACCAATTTTATGGGCACGGCCTTTCTTTTGGCCCTTCTCGGTGGCTTCTTGTCCGATGCTTTCTTCACGACTTATCACATCTACCTCCTCAGTGCTCTGGTGGAATTCTTG GGTTTGGTAATACTTACAATACAAGCAAAAGTTGGTTCCCTAAAGCCTCCAAAATGTGACCCTTCCAATACAAACAATATTCCATGCGAACAAGTTCATGGTGCAAAGGCTGCAATGCTGTTTTTAGGCCTCTATTTAGTGGCTCTTGGTGTCGGAGGCATTAAGGGATCTTTACCATCTCATGGAGCTGAACAGTTTGATGGGGAGATCCCTCGTGGAAGGAAGCAGAGATCGACTTTCTTCAACTACTTTGTGTTTTCCCTCTCATGTGGTGCCCTGTTCGCGGTGACCTTAGTCGTGTGGATTGAGGATAACTTGGGATGGCAATGGGGGTTTGGGATTTCAACGTTGGCTATATTGCTGTCCATTCCGATCTTTCTAACCGGTTCCCGGTATTATAGGAACAAGATTCCTCTTGGAAGTCCACTTACGGGTATAGGCAAG GTTTTGCTTGCTGCATTATTCAATACCGGAACGCCAACAAGTTCAAGCAACGCCATTGCCAATGTGGCCACGAGCCCGTCTCCAGCTCTTGCCTCTGGAGAAGGTGGTGATGTAGAAAACAAGAAGCTCGAGAAAACACTAGATTCTCCATCAGAGAGTCTCAAATTTCTCAACAGAGCAGCAGTGAATGTTCCGGCCTGCAACGTGTTAAAATGCTCAGTGCAACAAGTGGAAGAAGTCAAGATTGTCGTAAAAGTCCTCCCAATATTCGCTTGCACGATCATGCTTAACTGCTGTCTTGCTCAGCTATCAACATTTTCGGTCCAGCAAGCTGCCACCATGAACACGAAGCTCGGAACCTTAAAAATCCCTCCAGCTTCTCTTCCAATCTTCCCTGTTGTATTTATAATGATTCTCGCACCGCTATACGATCACGTAATCATCCCATTTGCTCGAAAAATGACAAAATCAGAGATGGGGATAACTCACCTCCAGAGAATCGGAGTTGGCCTAGTCCTCTCCATTATAGCCATGGCTGTGGCTGCATTGGTCGAAATCAGACGCAAAAGTGTAGCAACCGATTTGGGGCTACTCGACTCCGCCAAACCACTTCCCATTACGTTCCTCTGGATCGCTTTTCAGTATTTGTTTCTAGGATCAGCTGATCTTTTCACTCTAGCAGGGCTTCTAGAATTTTTCTTCACGGAGGCAGCATTTAGCATGAGATCATTGGCAACTGCTTTATCTTGGGTTTCATTAGCAACAGGATACTACTTAAGTACCGTGATCGTATCGATTGTTAACAGTCTCACCCGCGATACGCCTTGGCTTTCTGGCAAGAACTTGAATCATTATCAGTTGGAAAAGTTCTACTGGCTAATGTGCGCGTTAAGCGGACTGAATTTTATGCATTATCTGTTCTGGGCTACCAAGTATAAGTACCGATCGACGGGGATCAAGAGATGA